The proteins below are encoded in one region of Gambusia affinis linkage group LG07, SWU_Gaff_1.0, whole genome shotgun sequence:
- the LOC122834642 gene encoding prostacyclin synthase-like, producing MIWIVPALVLLGFLLTHRWRYKTEPPLDRGLIPWLGHALEFGKDASKFITRMKLKHGNIFTVRAAGRYVTLLLDPHSYDEVINDPDSLDFGRYAQVLMERIFNLRLPLHQPEKAKAMMKRHFMGASLSTLNSTMSRNLETLLKTEMPLNQRNWKEEGLFHLSYSLLFKAGYLTLFGGEQNNNSTDPSRVYEEYKKLEGVLCSLARGTLRKEEKRTAQSVQRKLWELLAPAGLTEDSGSSPWLHAYRRLLKEDGVDEEMQRRAVLMQLWATQGNVGPAAFWLLGYLLTNPEALTAVKREFGQISQMASSGTPLMDKSTKTPVFDSVLEETLRLTAAPFITREVVRDKTLHMADGRDYLLRKGDRLCLFPFVSPQMDPEVHPEPQKFQFNRFLNEDGSVKKDFYKGGKKLKYYTMPWGAGTNGCVGRQFAINTIRKFVYVLLTSYDLELCDSNDQLPEKDASRYGFGMLQPQGDLLVRYKPRETR from the exons ATGATCTGGATCGTTCCTGcgctggttctgctgggttttctCCTCACACACCGCTGGAG ATACAAGACTGAGCCGCCTCTGGACAGAGGACTCATCCCCTGGTTGGGTCATGCACTTGAGTTTGGAAAAGATGCATCCAAGTTCATAACTCGAATGAAGCTGAAACATGGCAACATATTCACT GTGCGTGCTGCAGGCCGCTATGTGACCCTGCTGCTGGATCCACACTCTTACGATGAAGTCATCAATGACCCAGATTCGCTGGACTTCGGGCGCTACGCTCAGGTGCTCATGGAGCGTATTTTTAACCTGCGGCTCCCTCTTCACCAGCCAGAGAAAGCCAAGGCGATGATGAAAAG GCACTTCATGGGAGCGAGTTTATCAACGCTCAACAGCACCATGAGTCGGAACCTGGAGACCTTGCTGAAAACCGAAATGCCGCTCAACCAGAGGAACTGGAAGGAGGAGGGCTTGTTCCACCTCTCCTACAGCTTACTCTTTAA ggcCGGGTACCTGACGTTGTTTGGAggagaacaaaacaacaacagcacagATCCCTCAAGAGTTTATGAGGAATATAAGAAGCTCGAAGGCGTCCTATGCAGTCTGGCGAGAGGGACTCTGAGGAAAG AGGAGAAGAGGACTGCACAGAGCGTTCAGAGAAAGCTCTGGGAGCTGCTGGCTCCAGCAGGGCTCACAGAAGACTCTGGGTCAAGCCCTTGGCTCCACGCCTACAGGCGGCTCCTGAAAGAGGACGGAGTGGACGAAGAGATGCAAAGAAGGGCCGTCCTGATGCAACTCTGGGCCACGCAG GGAAATGTCGGTCCTGCTGCATTTTGGCTTTTGGGCTACTTGTTGACAAACCCTGAAGCCCTGACGGCAGTGAAGAGAGAGTTTGGCCAAATTTCACAGATGGCGAGTTCAGGGACTCCTCTCATGGACAAATCCACGAAGACCCCAGTGTTTG acagtGTCTTGGAAGAGACTCTTAGACTCACTGCTGCCCCCTTCATAACAAGAGAGGTAGTGCGGGACAAGACCCTCCACATGGCTGATGGTCGGGATTACCTGCTGAGAAAAGGAGACAGGCTGTGTTTGTTTCCCTTTGTCAGCCCTCAGATGGACCCAGAGGTCCACCCCGAGCCACAG AAATTCCAGTTCAACCGTTTCCTGAATGAAGACGGATCAGTGAAGAAGGATTTTTACAAAGGAGGAAAGAAGCTGAAATATTACACCATGCCCTGGGGTGCAGGGACCAATGGCTGCGTGGGGAGGCAGTTTGCCATCAATACCATCAGAAA ATTTGTTTACGTGTTGCTGACCAGCTATGATCTGGAGCTCTGTGACTCCAACGATCAGCTTCCAGAGAAAGACGCCAGCCGTTACGGATTTGGGATGCTGCAGCCTCAGGGAGACCTGCTTGTCAGATATAAACCAAGAGAAACCCGttaa